The DNA sequence GAGACGCGGGTGCTCGGCGCCGAGGGCCGACCGGAGGAGGCGGTGGACACCTGTCTGGACGCGCTGGCCCTGAGCCGCGAGCTGAGCCTCGGCGGAGGCATGTATGGCCGGGCGCTGTCCGCCTCCTGCCACGAGTTCCTCTTCCAGCCGTGCGCGCAGGCGTTGGACGTGGCGCCCCGGGAGCGCCAACGCCTGGCCCTGGAGCAGCTCGCCCGGCTCCGTCAGGGCTTCCCGCCCCTGTCCGCCGTGCTCCGCGAAGAGTCCGTCTACGAGCAGCTCAGCGCCTATGGCGATCTGGTCTCCCCCCCCGCCTTCGACCTGCTGCCGCCCCAGAGCCAGGAGCTCGTCACGCCCCATGACTCCTGGATGTTCGCCTATGCCCGCTCGAGCAGACACCCGCGGCTGCGGCCCTACGAGTGGCGCCGCAACGCGGCCCTGTTCGACGCGATGGTGGCCGCGGCGGACCTTCCCCCCGAGCAGCGCCGCGAGGCCTTCCTCGCCATCGACGAGAACACGGGCCTCCTGCCTGGAGAGCACCGTTGGCGCGCCAAGGACTACCACGATCAGGCCGAGACGTTCGCCGCGCAGCCCCTCCAGGCGCTGGCACTCGCGGCCCTGGTGGAGGTGGACCTCGCGCGCGCCGAGCAAGGCGCCTGGCCCGAGGTGCTCTCACCCGAGCTGGAGGCCGCCTTCTGGCTCGACCCCGAGAGCGACTTCGAGGCCTGGCTGGTCCCGCGTGACGCCAGGCTGGGGGTGGAGGAGCTGCGCCTCACGGCGGGCACAGCCCCCTCGGCCCCCCCCGGCCCTGCCTACGCTGGCGGAGGCGGGTTGCGGTAGATGTCCTCCGAGCGGTGGTAGAGCACCCAGGAGGTGATGATGTACTTGTCGCCCGACTCCGGCTTGTTGCCACGGTGGGTGTGGGTGAAGCCCGCGGGGAAGATGATCATCCGGCCCGCCTTCGATTCCACCTTGCGCTTCTGGTAGTAGAACTCGGTCTCGCCGCCCTTGCTGACGTCGTTCAGGTAGAACTGGAACGCCAGCACCCGGTGCAGCGGCTCGCACTTCGCGTCCTGCGGGTAGATCTCCGAGTGCCAGTGCGGATAGCCCCCCGAGCTCTTGATGTACTTCTGCACGTTGAGCATGCCGTAGCGGTAGAAGCTGCCGATGAGCTGATCCAGCAGCGGATCGCCCAGCTCGGCGAAGTTCTCCTCGTTGAGCGTCACCATGCGGCCCGTCTTCGGGTGCTTGAGGGAGGGAGAGACGGCGCCAATCAACGTGTAGAGGTACTTGCGCAGGTAGCTGCGCAGCGGCGGGAAGGCCTTCTCCATCAGCAGCCGGACGGTGGCCTCCCACTCGGGCACCAGGTTGATGGTCAGGTCGAAGCTGTCCTTCTTCTCCAGGTCCACGCCATGACCCGTGCGCCCCCGGTGTACCTGGGGACTCTTGTTGAACCTTTGGATGATGTCCTCGCAGAGCTTGGGCTCCAGGGCACCGTCATGGATCTCGATGAAGTCGGTCATGAGCAGAGAGGAAGGGGTGGGATTCCCACGGTCGATTATAGTGGCCGCCCTCTCGGCGAATCCACCGTCCCCGGTGTACCGAGAGCCCTCGAGGTCACCCCGAATGCGCCGCCTCCTCGTCCTGTGTGCAACCCTGGCCTGCGTCGGAGGTTGCTCCTGCGAGGGCAAGCCCGCGCCCATCGCCTCCGTCATTGACTCGGGGCCGGCGGCGAGCAAGGCACAGCCGGCTCCCCCCGCGGCGCAGGAGCCTCCAGCAGAGGCGCCCGTTCCCGAACAGGCGATGCAGCTCCACTCCCAGGGCCGGGAGCACGGCGAGGCGGGCCGATACGACGAGGCGCTCCAGGCCTTCCAGCAGGCCCAGGCGGCTGCCCCGAGCTGGCCGATGCCCCTCTACGACACAGGCTACACCTTCGTATTGATGGGGGAGACGGCCAAGGCGCTGCTGGTCTACGAGCAGGTGGACAAGCTGTCGCCCCAGGGCTTCTCCCAGAGCAAGAAGATGCTCGACAGCCTGCGGCGGGAGCAGGACGGCCGCGTGCCGAAGGGGACACTGCGCGAGTACTTCGAGGTGCAGCGCCTGCGGGACCTGGACGAGGTACGGCGCCGGCTGGAGGCGCTGACGAAGAAGGCGCCGGCGTTCGTACTCGCCTGGCAGGACCTCGCCATGTCCGCGGAGGACCCCGCCGAGGGGGCGGGGCTGGTGGACAAGACGCTGGCCCTGCAGCCGGACGTGGAGACGCGAGGCGAGCTGCTGGTACACAAGGGCGTGCTGCTCCAGCGGCGCGGCGACGGGGAGGCCGCGCGCAAACAGTTCCAGGCGGTCATCGATGACGCCTCCCTGCTGCCGAGCACCCACGCACTGGCGCGGGAGATGCTCAACGCGCCCGGCCTCTGAACCGGAGGGAGCCCTCCGCCGGTGCCGATGCTATGGGAGGCAGAGAGCCGTGCATCGCCGGTCCGGACCACACTGGCCACTGCGGCAGATGCAGCTCTCGATGCCTGAGTGGGTGGAGCAGGCACAAGGCTCTCCAGCCTCCGGGAGGCGGACACAGAATCCGCTCTCGCTACACGCGTGCGCGGATTCGCAGTAGGGGGCAACCGGAGCACACGGCTGGCCCTCTCCCGGGAAGGCCCGGCAACGGGAGTTCTCGCAGAACAGCGCGAACTTGCAGTCGGAATGGAGCTGGCAGGCGTCGCCTTCATTGCCTCGCGCGGTACAGCGCTCGTCGCGGCAAGAGAGCCCTGCTTCGCAGCTACGAGCAGACAGGGTGCAGCTCGCTCCCCGCGGTTCGAGCGGCATACAGGCGTCACCGCAATACCCACTGGGGACACAGCTGGAACCATAGGTGCCGCACGACTCGCCCAGGGCCGCGCGAGCCTGTACACACCGGCCACCGGCTGAAAGCGGAGCCGCATCACATTTCAGCTCCGGACGGCACCCGCACTGCGCATCCACCCGGTGGAGCGGGCAGATGCAGGACTGCCCCAGCTCATGGCGCGGCTGGCAGACGAACGTGTTGTCCGCACGGGCGGCGCAGAGCGCATTCGGCCCGCATGCGTCACCTTCGCAGGGCTCCCCCATCTGGCGATAGGCCACGCACCTTCCAGGACAGGTCGTCAGCTCGCAGAAGGAGCCGGGCACGCAGTCGATGGCCTGCCCGCAGACGCCGCCAGGCTCGCTCCTGCCCTCGAAGACGGTCCGACACACCGCCAGGCTGGGAGGCTCCGGAGTGAGTACCTCTTGGAAGAGATTCGCCTCGTAGGCATAGAAGCCGTGGAAGCCCTCCCCACACCCGAGTGTCTCCAGGTAGCGGGTCACGCACTCTCGCGCGCGGGTTCCGCTGTAGGTGACACGGCCGGAGGTAACGCTGTGAGCGATCGATTCCCGTGGGCAGAGCTCGGCCAGCCGGCGGACACAGCCTGGCATCTTGGACTCCTCCACCATGCCGCACCTCACGCGCCGGCTGCACTCCTCCGTCGCGAAGGTCTCGCACCAGTCCCCCAGTGCGATGCACGAGTCCCCGGTGGTCTCACAGGACTCCGGGCCAGAGCCACCATCGTCCCTCCCCCCTCCTCCACCTCCGCCGCGATCCGGACAGCCTGTGAGCAGGGTCACGGCGCAGAGCACCACGCACAACGCTCGACTCACCGCCACGGCACTCTGTACCTCTTGGATCCACCGCCAGCCGCTCATCGGAGGCCTTCTGGCAGGCAAGCGCCCTCCTCCAGAACTCAAGGTTTCAGGAAGGGACCATCACTGCCGATCTTTCCCGGCGCCGGGTTGCCCGGCAGGTCGAGCACATACACCCGCAGGTTGCCCTTGCCGGTGGCGCTGGCGGTCAGTGTGCCACCCGCCACGGTCTTCACATCTCCGGTGATGGCATCCTTGTAGGTGCCGTTCGGGATTCCCGTGAAGGTGGCGCCGCCGGAGACGGTGACCAGCACGAAGCTGTCCACGCCCCGGGCCGAGTCCGTGAAGCGGCGCTTGAAGGCCATGCCCCCCGTGACACCTTCGGTGGAGTACTGGCCCTTCTGGAGCGCGGGGATCCTCCGCCGGAGCTGGTTCAGCCGCTGCAGGTGCCTGGCCAGTGGCTTGCTCAGCGTCTCCGCGACCTTGCCGGAGGCGGAGGACACCACGCCGAAGTCCGAGGCCGTCACGCTCCCCTCGAGGTTCGCTCCGTAGTAGGCACGACCGGTGGTGGCCAGCGCGCACGTGGGGCCGCAGTCGATCCGCTGGCCCGCCTGGAACTCGATCTCCGAGCCGTAATACAGGGTCGGGATGCCACGGAAGGTCCACATCAGGCTCATGTTCTCGGCCCAGGCCTCCGTGCCGCCCGCGTAGCGGGTGGAGGACTTGTTGGGGCCGTAGTCGTGGGAGTCCACGTACACCACGTTGTAGGTGGCGTCGTTGTAGCTGTCGTCCGAGTCCTTGCCGTTCCAGAAGGCGTTGCTGGCCTCGCCGAAGTTCATGTGCATGCGCATGTCGATGATGCTCATGCCGGAGAACTGGCTGTGATCCGGGGCGTGGTAGCTGTTGCCCTGGAGGAAGGCGTTGGTGGAGGTGGGCTGGCTGCCCGTGCCCATTGCCTGCTCGTAGTTGTACTGCTCCAGCGCGGCCGCCGTGTCATCCGCGCTGTATGTCCTGCGCTCCTTCCAGGTGAAGAACTGCGCCGAGTGGTTGGGCGAGCCTCGATTCCACTTGTCGTTCACGAACGAGCCCACCTCGCCGAACATGAAGAAGTCCCGCCCCTTGGCGCCAAACTGTTGCTCTGCGTGCTGGCGAGCCGCGGGCAGGAAGCGCCGGTTCCACGTCACGCGCGGGATGTGGACCGCCGTGTCGATGCGGAAGCCGTCCACTCCCATGTCGATGTACTTGTTGTACACGCCGATGAGGAAGTTCTGGACGGGCGCGCTCTCGGTGTTGAAGTCCGCCAGGTCCTCGTGGATCCAGCAACTGCGCGAGTCCTCTCCCTCCCAGTTGCCGATCCAGCACTGGTGGAAGTACTGCGCCGGGAACATGCCGGAGGTGGGGTTCGGCCACTGGCAGTTGTAGATGCGATAGCCCTCCTGGCTATAGCTCCCCGTCGGCACGCCCCAGTTGCGACAGGTGTTGCCCGCGGGCTCCGCCGTCGACCACAGGTCCCCGTTGTAATAAGACTTGCCGGTGTTCGGATCGACGGTCAGCCCGTCGTACTCGAGCCCGGGCACTGGCGCGTCGTAGAACCAGCTCCACTGGCTGTCGCGCACCCCGTACACCTTGGCGTTCCACAGTCCTTTGGCACCCCAGCGGCTGGAGTGGTTGTAGACCACGTCCTGGATGACCTTGAGGCCCTTGGCGTGGGCCGCGTTGATCAGATCCTGATACGAGGCGCCCGACGACTCCAGGCGCGGATCCACCCGGTTGAAGTCCCAGGCGTGATAGCCGTGGTAGTCATAGTCCGAGCGGTTGAGCACCACCGGGGTGATCCAGATGGCGGAGAAGCCCAGGGCCTTGATGTAGTCCAGCTTCTGGATCAGCCCCTTGAAGTCCCCGCGGAACATGGGGTCGTTGTTGGCGGCGTTGCCCGACTTCACGTGCATGCTGCCGCCACGGTTGTTGGACGGGTCGCCGTCGTAGAACCGGGCGGTCAGCACGAAGTAGATGGCGTCCTCGCGGATGTCCCCTCCGAGCGGCTGCCCGGGAGGAGGCGGCGGCGGCGCGCTGCCCGTGGTGGCCGAGGCCGAGGCGCTGGCGGCGGACGTGTTGCCGGCCGCGTCGAGGGCCTTCACCGTGTAGCTGTAGGTCGTCTGGGGCTCCAGGCCGGTGTCGCTGTAGCTGGTGAGGGTGGAGGTCGCCGTCTTCGGCCCGAGGGTTCCTCCCGTCCGGGAGATCTCATAGCCCGTCACGCCGCGATCGTCGGTCGAGGCGCTCCAGCCCAGATCGATGCGCGTCTGTGTCGCCGAGGCGGTGACTCCCGAGGGCGTCGAGGGAGGCGTGGTGTCCGGCGGCAGGACCACGCACGGCGTCGTGGCGTTCGGGGTGACGACGCCATCCTTCACGCGGATCAGTCCCGTGCCGAGGGAGTAGTCCGCGCCACCGTTGTTGTCCCAGCTCCCATTGCTGTTGAACGCGGCCTTCATGCCGGTGGCCGAGCCCAGGTTGATCGTCTTCTTGACCCAGTCGGTGCAGGCCGGCTCGTTCATCGCCACGCCTGGCACGGGAGTCCACGCGCCACCGGTGGGCGCGTAGTGGATGTTGACCGCGCTCCAGCCGCGCGTGCGGGTGTAGTAGTAGACCTCGGCCTGGCTGGCGGCGGGCGTCGTCACCGACAACGCGCTGCTCGCCGCGGACACGTTGCCTGCCGCATCCACGGCCTTCACGGTATAGGAATAGGACGTGCCCGGCGTCAGGCCCGAGTCGGTGTAGCTCGCGCCGCTGGGCGTGCCGACCGTGGCGCCGTTGCGGAGCACCTCGTAGCGCGTCACCCCCACGTTGTCGGTGGACGGCGTCCACGAGAGCGCGACGGAGCTCGGGGTCAGCGCGCCCGGGCTGAGGCCCGTGGGCACCGTGGGCGGCTGGGTGTCCGCAGCGCAGGGAGTCCCCGCGTTGGCGAGCAGCTGGCCGTTCTTGATCTGATGCGTCCCCTGGGTGGGCAGGACGTAGTTGGCGCCGGACTGGTTGTTGTAGTTGTCCCAGCGGTTCTGGCCATCGTTGAGGACGGCCTGGAAGGTGCTGCCAGTTCCCGTGGTGAGGACCTTGGCGACCCAGCCCGTGCAGGCCGACTCCATCAGGGTGCCCGGCACGCTCGTCCAGCTCCCGCTGGCGTCATGGTGGAGATAGGCGCTGCTCCAGCCCTTGTAGGGCGTGTAGTAGTAGACCGTCGCCGTACCGGCCGCCGCGGGCAGGCTCACTCCCAGCAGCAGCCCCATCAAGGCACAAGCTCTCCACCGCGTCATCGAGTCCTCCTCTGGGCGTTGATCAGAGTTCGCTCAGAGTGAAGATCTTTAAAACGGCTTTCAATGGAAAGTTTGTTTTACGCGAACCGCTTCCGGTACTCCCGTGGCGAGTCAGCTCCTTGGCTGCTGGAGCTGCTGGATGACTCCCAGCGCCTCGGTGACGTGGCGCTTGGCGTTGAACTGGGAGTTGAAGATGTGCCGGATGGTCCCTTCCCGGTCGATGACGTACGTCACCCGCCCGGGAAGCAGCCCCAGCGTGCTCGGTACGCCGTACTCCTTGCGCACCTTGGCGCCCTCGTCGCTCACCAACGTGAACGGGAGCCGGTGTCTCGAGGAGAACGACTCGTGGGAGGCCGTCGACTGCGAGCTGATTCCGACGACTTCGGCGCCGGCCTCCTTGAAAGCCTCGTAGGAGTCCCGGAACGAGCAGGCCTGCGCGGTGCAACCCGGCGTGTCGTCCTTGGGGTAGAAGTAGAGGACCACCGCTGTCTTCTGGAGCAGGTCCTGCAGACGCACGGGAGTGCCGTCCTGCTTCGGCAGCGTGAAGTCCGGGGCCTTGTCGCCAATCTTCAGGGTCATGAGGACGGCTCCTGCCGTCTGGAGTTCGAGCCCTGAACTAACACACCCCCCGTGAATTCGCATCCACCAGGAGCCGGGCCTGCGCGCTCGTGGCAGGCCCAGCTCCTCCAGGACGGCAGTGCTCAGTAGGTGTAGCCGATGTTGTAACCGAGCCGACCGCCACAGCTTCCGGCGTCGTAGCACCCGGCTCGAATCACGTACGTGCCACCACCGCAGTCCGGCACCCGGTAGCGGATGCGCGAGCCCGAGCCCTTGCACGCATCATCGTTCTCCATCACCTCCAGCCCATCCGGGCCCAGCAGGCGCAGGTACGTGTCATTCGAAGCGAACGCTCCCGGCACTCCGCAGGTCCCCACGTCGAGGACCTGCCCCGGCTGCAGCGTCACCGTTACATCGGTCGTGTAGCGGGTCGCGGTCTGGGTGTCCGTCGTGGAGAAGTTGACGTACTCGTAGAACACGGGCCCCGTGCTGAAGCTCTCGCAGATGACCTGGACGTACTCACTGCAAGGGATGTCGTTCCACTTGCCCGCGGGGGCGCTCCCGTTTGGCCCCGCGTTGGCCACGGCGCAGTCCTCGTTGCCCACGGAGTTGTTGGGCTCCCCCGGGCGCCAGTTGAGGTATCCGGACGAAGGTGCCGACCAGACCCACGTCCCCTCCTTCGCGCTATCGGTGTAACCCAGCCACCACGAGCGCGTGGCCGGCAGTTGCTGCTTCACCCACTGCTCCTCGTCCGCGTCGTTGAGGGTCACCGGCGCCATGCCCTGCGCCGAGCAGGTGTACTGCGCCTCCAGCCAGGTCTTCCGCCCCTCAAAGAAGATGTAGCTGTGGCCGTTGTAGCCCTTCTCCTGGTGAGGGTCGAAGCTCTCGCAGACGAAGGGCTGGGCTTTCGTGCAGGGCAGATCGTTCCACAAGCCGGTGCCCGGGCTAAAGGCGGCGCAGTCCTCGTTGTTCGCGTTGTTGGGCTCACCCACGGCCCAGCGGGTGTAGGTGGAGCTCCCGTCCGTCCAATCCCACGCGCCCTCGATGACGCGATCATTGAGGCCAAGCCACACCGCCCCCGCCGAGGGCTGCTGCAACAGCAACCAGTCCGCCTCCGCGCTGCTCTCCAGCGTCACCAGCTTCTTGCCCATGCTGAGGCAGGCCATATCGGCCTCGGGCCACGTCTTGGGGGTGAGCACGAAGACGTACTCATGGCCGCCGTACTCCAGCCCCTGGGAGAGCGTGCCCAGCGTGGGCTCACCGCTCGGGGAGATTCCCTCGGCCTCCCAGGCCTCACCGCCACAGCCCAGGGACATCGCGGCGCCCAGCGCCCAGCTCACTCCCAGCTTCATCCACGCCCTGCGCGCCGCTCTCGTTCTCTGCTGGCTCATCGTCTTGCTCTCCGGAGGTGTGTGCCGCTCGGGCCAGGGGGCTCGAGCCAACACCCCTCATCGCAAGCGCGGTGCCACGGCGCGGGCTTCCACGGAAAGCCCGTATCTTCCGGTTGTTAGCCGCCGAGGAGGCCCGCCGAGCGCCATGCCTCGGGGTGGAACGTGCCAGCTTTGGCACACGCGCGAGTCCTCCCTGCGGACGAGCGTGTCATGGGCCTTCAGCGCGCGAGCGCGCGCTGCACGAACGCGTCGAGCTTGGCGAGCGTCTGATGGCCGAGCTCCACGGCGCCGAACGACTTCACGTGCTCGCACGCCTCCACGGTGGGGAGGACCGAGCGCATGGTGAGCAGAGTCTTCTGGCCCTGCGCCTCGAAGGTCACGGTCACCTCGAACGCGTTCGGGTCGTCGTCCACGTCCGAGCCGTGTCGGTACATGAGCCGCTCGGGGCGCTTCACCTCTCGGTAGGTGAAGCGGCTGGGGTACTGGGTGCCGTCGGGGCCCGTGAGCAGGAACCGACAGGTGCCGCCCGGCTTCACGTCCATCTGGTACACCTTCGTGGTGAAGCCATTGGGCCCCCACCACTGCGTCATATGGGCCGGGTCCGTCCACGCGTCGAACACCAGCTCGCGCGGGGCATCGAGCAGGCGCGACAGGGAGAGTTCCCGATCCGCCGTGGGGCTTGGGTTGGGGACAGCAGGCATCGGGCGGGGCTCCTGAGCGTGGCGAGGGGTGGGGCTCATCGTCGACGTCCTTTCTTCGCTTCGGGGGAAGAGACTGCGGGTTCCGGCTTCTTGCGCTCGGATTGCTTCTGATTGGCCTGCAGGGCGTGGAGGTACGACTCCAGTCGGTCGAGCCGTTGCTCCCAGTGCTCGCGGTACTGCTCGACCCACTCGGAGACCTCGCGCAGCGGCGTCGCCGCCAGCGCGCATGGCCGCCACTGCGCCTCCCGCCCCCGAGTGATGAGCCCTGCCCGCTCCAACACCTTCAGGTGCTTGGTCACCGCCGGGAGGCTCATGTCGAAGGGGGCCGCCAGCTCGGTGACCGCCGCCTCGCCCTGCGACAGCCGCGCGAGGATGGCACGCCGGGTCGGGTCGGCGAGCGCGGAGAAGGTTCGTGAGAGGGCATCGGTCTGCATGGCTGATTAACCTTATGGTTAACTAACCATTTGGTTAAATGCAAGTGAGGAACAGCTATGGGGCGTCCAGCTCGGCTAACCTGCCGGGCGAGCGGTACGCGTGGAGAGGATGCCGATGGGTAAGGTTGCCAAGAGCGTGTTGGGCCTGCTGGCCGCGCTCGTCCTGTTGCTCGTGGTGATTCTGGTCCGCACCGCGACGTATGCGCCGCCCGCCGCAGTGGACCCCGCGAACGTGCAGCTCGCCCCGGCGGTCACCTTCGATCGCGCCCGCGCCGCCGAGCACCTCTCCCAGGCGATCCAGATTCCCACCATCAGCCACCAGGACCCTTCCGAGAACCAGCCCGCGGAGTGGGAGCGGCTGCATGCCTGGCTGCAGACCACGTACCCCTCCGCCCACGCCGCCATGACCCGCGAGCTCGTCGCCGGCCATACCCTCGTCTACACGTGGAAGGGCACCGACGCGAACCTCTCCCCCATCGTCCTGATGGCTCACCAGGATGTCGTCCCCGTCACCAAGGGCACCGAGAAGGATTGGAAGCACCCTCCCTTCGCGGGCGTCATCGCCGAGGGCTCGGTCTGGGGCCGAGGCACCCTCGACAACAAGGGCTCGCTGGTCAGCATCTTCGAGGCGCTCGAGGCCCTGGCGCTCCAGGGCTTCAGTCCCCGCCGCACCGTGATGCTGGTGTTGGGCCACGACGAGGAGGCGAATGGCCTGGGAGCTCAAGGAGTGGCCGCGCTCTTCAAGTCCCGTGGCATCACCGCCGAGTTCGTCCTCGACGAGGGCATGGTGGTGATCTCCGACAACCCCATCACCCGCGCCCCGCTCGCCATCATCGGCGTGGCGGAGAAGGGCTATGCCACCCTGGTGGTCACCGCGCAGGCGACGGGTGGGCACTCCTCCACACCGCCGAAGGAGACCGGGGTCACGACGCTCGCGCGCGCCGTCACCGCCATCGTCGAGGACCCCTTCCCGCTCGACTTCCAGGGTCCCGGCGCGGCCATGGTGCGCAGCGCGGCCGCTCACGCCTCTTTCCCCGTGAAGATGGCGGTGGCCAACACCTGGCTCTTCGAGCCCCTGCTGGTCTCCCAGGTGGGAGCCACGCCGGAGGGCGCGGCCCTGCTCCACACCACCATCGCGCCCACCATGCTCAAGGGCAGTCCCAAGGAGAACGTCCTGCCTCAGGAGGCCACCGCCTGGATCAACTACCGCTTCGCTCCCGGCGATGCGTCGACCGAGGTGATGGCCCGCGCGAAGGCGGCGGTCGGGGACCTGCCCGTCACGCTGTCCTGGACGAAGACACCGAACGAGGCCTCTCCTGTCTCCTCCACGACGTCCGAGAGTTGGAAGGCGCTCGCGGCCGTGGCCGGTGAGATTTCCGGCGCTCCGGTGGCGCCGGGCCTCGTGCTCGCCGGCACCGACAGCCGCTACCTCCAGCCCGTCGCCAAGGACGTCTATCGGTTCCAGCCCATCGAGCTGACGATGGCCAGCACGAGCCAGATCCACGGGACCAACGAGCACCTGTCCCTCGAGGGCATGGAGCGCATGGTGCAGTTCTATGCCCGGCTGATCGCCACCACCGCCCGGTGAACGTTTCACCCCGGCGGATGAGGCGGCTCACGCCCTAGCGTCGGGAAGTGGGCTTCGAGCCAGACCGCAGTCGCGTCAGCTGGATGCCAACTCGGCCCTCCGCGGTCTGGCGCGTGGAGACCCGAGCCAGTATCTCCCCCCGCGCGCTCCACGCTTGGGGCGCGGGGGGGACAAGCGTATGAGGATCGTCTGTGTCGGCGGCGGCCCCGCGGGGCTGTATTTCTCAATCCTGGCGAAGCTGTCCCATCCCCATCACCAGGTCACTATCATCGAGCGCAACCCCGCCGGGGTGACGTACGGCTGGGGTGTCGTGTTCTGGGAAGACCTTCTCGACGACCTCTACCGAAACGACCCGGTGAGCGCTCGAGAGATCGCCGACAGCGCGGCCCGATGGGATCAGCAGGAGGTCCACATCCGGGGCGAGCAGGCCGTCCACATCGGCGGCTTCGGGTTCAGCATCGGTCGCGACCGGTTGCTGGAGATCCTCACCCGGCGGGCGCTGAGCCTCGGGGTCGAGATCCAGTTCCAACGCGAGCTCGAGGACCTGTCCGAGTTCGCCGACGCGGACCTGGTCGTCGCGTGCGATGGCGCCAACAGCAAGGTGCGCCGGCTCCATGCCAGCCACTTCCAGACCCACATCGAGGTGGGCAGGAACAAGTACATCTGGCTCGGCACCAACAAGCTGTTCGACGCCTTCACCTTCGCCTTCGAGGAGACTCCCGCCGGGTGGCTGTGGTTCCATGCCTACCGCTTCAGCGGGACCACCAGCACCTGCATCGTCGAGTGCCCGCAGGAGACGTGGGAGGCGCTGGGCTTCGACACGCTCGGGCCCGAAGAGACCCTCCGGCGCCTGGAGGACATCTTCAAGCGCCAGCTCGCGGGCCACCTGCTCTTCAACCAGATTCGCGGGCTCGGCAAGACGCCGTGGCTCAACTTCAAGCGCATCCGCCACGAGCGCTGGTTCCACGGCAACGTCGCGCTCATGGGCGATGCGGCCCACACCACCCATTTCTCGATCGGCTCCGGGACGAAGCTCGCCATCCAGGACGCCATCGGGCTCGCCGGGAAGCTGCGCGACACCGCGGACCTCCCCAGCGCACTGAGGGCTTATGAGGAGGAGCGTCGCACCGCCCTGCTCCCGCTCCAGAACGCGGCCCGCAGCAGCGCCGAGTGGTTCGAGAACGTTCCGCGCCACGTCGAGCAAGACACCCTCCGGTTCGCCTACGCCCTCTTGAATCGTCGCGGCGGCCCGCCGTGGCGCTACCCGCTCTACCTCGCCAGTCAGCAGGCGGCGCTGCGGGGCCTGCTGCGCTCGCTCTACTCCGCCCGGAGATGGGTCCGCAGGGGACGGGTAGACACGCTCGCGCCAGGGC is a window from the Hyalangium ruber genome containing:
- a CDS encoding M20 family peptidase, with translation MGKVAKSVLGLLAALVLLLVVILVRTATYAPPAAVDPANVQLAPAVTFDRARAAEHLSQAIQIPTISHQDPSENQPAEWERLHAWLQTTYPSAHAAMTRELVAGHTLVYTWKGTDANLSPIVLMAHQDVVPVTKGTEKDWKHPPFAGVIAEGSVWGRGTLDNKGSLVSIFEALEALALQGFSPRRTVMLVLGHDEEANGLGAQGVAALFKSRGITAEFVLDEGMVVISDNPITRAPLAIIGVAEKGYATLVVTAQATGGHSSTPPKETGVTTLARAVTAIVEDPFPLDFQGPGAAMVRSAAAHASFPVKMAVANTWLFEPLLVSQVGATPEGAALLHTTIAPTMLKGSPKENVLPQEATAWINYRFAPGDASTEVMARAKAAVGDLPVTLSWTKTPNEASPVSSTTSESWKALAAVAGEISGAPVAPGLVLAGTDSRYLQPVAKDVYRFQPIELTMASTSQIHGTNEHLSLEGMERMVQFYARLIATTAR
- a CDS encoding FAD-dependent monooxygenase — protein: MRIVCVGGGPAGLYFSILAKLSHPHHQVTIIERNPAGVTYGWGVVFWEDLLDDLYRNDPVSAREIADSAARWDQQEVHIRGEQAVHIGGFGFSIGRDRLLEILTRRALSLGVEIQFQRELEDLSEFADADLVVACDGANSKVRRLHASHFQTHIEVGRNKYIWLGTNKLFDAFTFAFEETPAGWLWFHAYRFSGTTSTCIVECPQETWEALGFDTLGPEETLRRLEDIFKRQLAGHLLFNQIRGLGKTPWLNFKRIRHERWFHGNVALMGDAAHTTHFSIGSGTKLAIQDAIGLAGKLRDTADLPSALRAYEEERRTALLPLQNAARSSAEWFENVPRHVEQDTLRFAYALLNRRGGPPWRYPLYLASQQAALRGLLRSLYSARRWVRRGRVDTLAPGP